A single genomic interval of Calypte anna isolate BGI_N300 chromosome 3, bCalAnn1_v1.p, whole genome shotgun sequence harbors:
- the CRYBG1 gene encoding beta/gamma crystallin domain-containing protein 1, translating into MDKKSANKRSGKRRKSQSSSDVSNGERNQAETTAREESGFEDDVSSEMFSDKVINSERKAKSPQQTSERNSSSSGNNNNQDLKAGSAHKGASKTEMDKGKQQISNTTPARRRSYKKNQSDTVPVSPTGLKGQVKDYSSKRQPASPESNSVTKRTSVEKGAMPVAFGEDSLESPKVSLADKTEDTALVFAEGRNETKTVKHGNGSDGRAFLRTDGIKNGDPCISAERQTNSDLDNLKLRNLDASRTVTTKISLVRSAKYLSRCLQNLLESPAKPKNVELNFKAPMNQDSLEGEQDTLEKPVNKTNSNIANKISLFENKCANQNQRPVDIPPSKNGTIPSTFVGRAKLKFGKQLKENEQPDKTLNKQSSRQKFFENGTTERESTAEPKGKNEEGFAFHEDIGKTTELKVKAAISLFNQSSKIDAHSVSLKQPDLELTTAKKESSLLKLPLHFLSKSENARDTSNQRNNTSSEFHGNEEKVLSNTQVLSPCNDDKYPLPPHQISRSEFKRVENGDRKVKPGDLHLVALQYDNNNSKDSMLIPENDTQQSPGRTCNGSAEDDSIFDSPSDMKKFAETIKNLDSSVCLPQKKKRSKLPKSPAPHFAMPPIHEDNLEKVFDPSVFTFGLGLRREKTHDLLPAQQMKMQSLETIARVRPKRASTEQSIIFKSLQSCNKEEPAFMQEINGKENIDITDGEVKRSRLEKSSLFSSLLSSTAKERFFNPAVNSVNNITTAFTADSSGMPALQQDASGPFGMPQKLESLSDLKLPSFVEKYIQADSARKELSLQSPSYGNPEKSFSSWLGASRYETNVPTGLLDVDAISRNGQSKINPRPGKLVIYCESEYPKNGIEVFHDVLDCSSWVLSPTILVKVIRGCWILYEKPNFEGPSIPLEEGELELPDIWGTGTSEEQNECRSLKPAVIGSIRHVVKDYRVCRIDLYTEPEGLGIVTSFFDDTEEAGVFGTTQKTCSIKVHWGIWLIYEEPGFQGVPLMLEPGEYPNLAFWEKKEAYIRSMRPLKMGGRKVEFSGDPKIIIYEKPFFEGRHVEIESEIFMLNDKESEDKTRLPLTSVGSMKVLGGVWVAYEKPGFEGHQYLLEEGVYQDWRDWGGYDEELQSLRPIVGDFTSSHMIMYSEKDFGSKGSNINVLGIISNLKDTGYGLRTQSINVLSGVWVAYENPEFTGEQYVLSKGLYPSIEAWGGKNCKISSVQPIVMDVVGSERGKVKVQLFSEPEFKGNCQIIEKNTRCIDSFAVKSSKILDGSCIVYDQKEFSGNQYVLEEGIYPDLTAMGCSPQAVIKSLRIINIELSEPCIALFEKVDFQGKKIKFSTEVLNLQFLGYNPRIASIQVLGGIWIIYEQSNYRGRQMLLSPSEIPDWYKVSGYCQIGSLRPLLQKRVFFRLRNKETGKFMSTDGNLDNLNLLRIQVAEDTDSCDQIWVYQDGFIRSRMAEDCCLTIVGNLITPGSKLGLSFERNEDKQYWHVGPDGRIYSKMKPKLVLDIKGGTQYDRDHVVVNTVNEEKLTQCWEPLVV; encoded by the exons ATGGATAAAAAATCTGCTAATAAAAGATCCGGAAAAAGGAGGAAGTCTCAGTCGTCTAGTGACGTTTCAAATGGAGAGAGAAACCAGGCTGAGACTACTGCAAGAGAAGAAAGTGGTTTTGAGGATGATGTCTCCTCTGAGATGTTCTCAGACAAGGTCATaaactcagaaagaaaagcaaaatctccTCAACAGACTTCTGAAAGGAATTCCTCTTCCTcaggtaataataataatcaggACCTAAAAGCTGGATCTGCACATAAAGGGGCGTCTAAAACTGAAATGGACAAAGGCAAGCAGCAGATATCCAACACAACCCCTGCAAGGAGAAGATCATATAAAAAGAATCAGTCGGATACTGTTCCTGTTTCCCCTACTGGTCTGAAGGGTCAGGTAAAAGATTACTCCTCTAAAAGGCAACCAGCATCACCAGAGAGTAACTCAGTGACAAAAAGAACTTCAGTGGAAAAGGGAGCTATGCCTGTGGCTTTTGGGGAAGATAGCTTGGAGTCTCCCAAAGTTTCTTTGGCTGATAAGACAGAAGATACTGCTTTGGTGTTTGCTGAAGGCAGAAATGAGACCAAGACTGTGAAGCATGGTAACGGTTCAGATGGAAGAGCTTTCTTGCGTACTGATGGAATTAAAAATGGAGACCCATGTATCTCAGCTGAGAGACAGACAAATTCTGATTTAGATAACTTGAAGCTGAGGAATTTGGATGCTTCCAGAACAGTCACGACAAAGATTAGCCT CGTAAGGTCTGCAAAGTATCTGAGCAGATGTCTTCAGAACTTGCTGGAGAG TCCAGCCAAACCGAAGAATGTAGAGCTGAATTTTAAAGCACCTATGAATCAAGACAGTTTAGAAGGTGAGCAGGATACTCTTGAAAAACCAGTTAATAAAACTAACAGCAACATTGCCAACAAAATTTCcttgtttgaaaataaatgtgctaACCAGAACCAGAGACCTGTTGACATCCCTCCTTCAAAAAATGGTACTATACCAAGCACATTTGTTGGCAGAGCAAAGCTGAAATTTGGAAAAcaactgaaggaaaatgaacagCCTGATAAAACCTTAAATAAGCAAAGCAGTCGCCAGAAGTTTTTTGAGAATGGCacaacagagagagaaagcacagcagaaccaaaaggcaaaaatgaagAAGGCTTTGCCTTTCATGAGGATATTGGGAAGACAACAGAACTTAAAGTAAAAGCTGCAATATCACTTTTTAACCAAAGCAGCAAGATCGATGCTCATAGTGTCTCTCtgaagcaacctgatctagaaTTAACAACagctaaaaaagaaagttcACTTTTAAAACTGCCTTTGCACTTTCTTAGTAAAAGTGAAAATGCTCGAGATACTTCCAACCAAAGAAATAACACAAGCTCAGAGTTCCACGGAAATGAAGAAAAGGTACTGTCAAACACACAGGTTTTATCACCTTGCAATGATGACAAATATCCTTTGCCACCTCATCAGATTTCTAGATCAGAATTTAAGAGGGTGGAAAATGGAGACAGAAAGGTAAAGCCGGGAGATTTGCACTTGGTAGCACTGCAGTATGACAACAACAACAGTAAGGACAGCATGTTGATACCAGAGAATGATACACAACAGAGCCCAGGAAGAACCTGTAATGGATCTGCTGAAGATGATAGCATTTTTGATTCTCCATCTGACATGAAGAAGTTTGCCGAAACAATAAAAAACTTGGACAGCTCAGTTTGTTTAccccagaaaaagaagaggtcAAAGCTTCCCAAGTCCCCAGCGCCCCACTTTGCCATGCCTCCCATTCATGAAGACAACTTAGAGAAAGTATTTGATCCTAGTGTATTTACTTTTGGTTTGGGactgaggagggaaaaaacacacGACCTGCTACCGGCCcagcaaatgaaaatgcagagcCTGGAAACAATAGCCAGAGTCAGACCAAAACGTGCATCAACTGAGCAGAGTATCATATTTAAATCCCTGCAGTCATGTAATAAAGAGGAGCCTGCCTTTATGcaggaaataaatggaaaagagaacatTGATATTACAGATGGTGAAGTTAAGAGATCCCGGCTTGAAAAAAGCTCCCTCTTCTCAAGCTTGCTGTCTTCTACTGCTAAAGAAAGGTTTTTTAATCCTGCTGTCAATTCTGTAAATAACATCACAACAGCTTTCACAGCCGACTCCTCAGGGATGCCTGCTTTACAACAAGATGCTTCTGGGCCATTTGGCATGCCTCAAAAGTTAGAG TCCCTTTCAGATTTGAAGCTTCCAAGTTTTGTGGAGAAGTACATACAAGCAGATAGTGCAAGAAAAGAACTAAGTTTACAATCACCCAGCTACGGGAACCCTGAGAAAAGTTTTTCCAGCTGGTTAGGGGCAAGCAGATATGAAACAAATGTCCCCACTGGTTTATTAGATGTGGAT GCAATTTCAAGAAATGGACAAAGTAAAATCAATCCCAGACCTGGCAAG ctgGTGATATACTGTGAATCAGAGTACCCAAAAAATGGTATTGAAGTTTTCCATGATGTTCTGGATTGCAGTTCTTGGGTTCTGTCACCCACAATTTTAGTTAAAGTCATAAGAGGCTG cTGGATACTCTATGAGAAACCCAATTTTGAAGGCCCCTCTATACCAttggaagaaggagagctggaactcCCAGATATTTGGGGTACAGGTACTTCTGAAGAGCAAAATGAGTGCAGATCTCTGAAGCCTGCAGTGATTGGTTCGATAAGACATGTTGTTAAG GATTACAGGGTTTGCCGAATTGATTTGTATACAGAACCTGAAGGGTTAGGAATTGTGACTTCCTTTTTTGATGACACTGAAGAAGCTGGGGTGTTTGGCACAACTCAGAAGACCTGTTCTATCAAAGTACACTGGGGCAT ATGGCTAATTTATGAAGAACCTGGTTTCCAGGGAGTCCCTTTAATGTTAGAGCCTGGTGAATATCCTAATTTAGCGTtctgggagaagaaggaagcCTATATCAGGTCTATGAGGCCCTTGAAAATG gGTGGTCGCAAAGTTGAATTCAGTGGAGATCCAAAG ATAATCATTTATGAGAAGCCTTTCTTTGAAGGGAGACATGTGGAAATAGAATCAGAAATCTTTATGCTCAATGACAAGGAATCAGAAGACAAGACAAGACTTCCTCTTACATCAGTGGGATCCATGAAAGTGCTGGGAGGAGT TTGGGTTGCTTATGAGAAGCCAGGATTTGAAGGCCATCAGTACTTGCTGGAAGAAGGAGTGTATCAGGACTGGAGAGACTGGGGTGGCTATGATGAAGAGTTGCAGTCACTGCGACCGATTGTTGGA GACTTCACGAGCTCCCATATGATAATGTACAGTGAGAAGGACTTTGGGTCAAAGGGTTCCAATATTAATGTGTTAGGAATTATTTCCAATTTGAAAGACACTGGATATGGGCTGAGGACACAGTCTATAAATGTGCTAAGTGGCGT gTGGGTGGCTTATGAGAATCCTGAGTTTACAGGGGAGCAGTATGTACTGTCTAAAGGGCTGTATCCCAGCATTGAGGCATGGGGGGGCAAGAATTGCAAAATATCATCAGTTCAACCCATTGTTATG GATGTTGTTGGAAGTGAAAGGGGTAAAGTGAAG GTCCAGTTATTTTCAGAGCCGGAATTCAAGGGTAACTGccaaataatagaaaaaaacacaagatgTATTGACTCATTTGCTGTGAAGTCTTCAAAAATTTTAGATGGCAG ctgcatAGTGTATGACCAGAAAGAATTCTCTGGTAACCAGTATGTGTTAGAAGAAGGAATCTATCCTGATCTGACAGCGATGGGTTGTTCACCCCAGGCAGTTATAAAATCCTTACGGATTATCAATATT GAGCTGTCTGAGCCTTGTATAGCTCTTTTTGAAAAAGTGGAtttccaaggaaagaaaatcaaattcaGTACAGAAGTCTTAAATCTCCAGTTCCTAGGATACAATCCTCGAATAGCTTCAATTCAAGTCCTTGGTGGCAT atgGATAATTTATGAGCAGAGTAACTACAGGGGGCGTCAGATGTTGTTATCACCAAGTGAAATACCGGATTGGTATAAAGTGAGTGGCTACTGCCAGATAGGTTCTCTGAGACCTCTACTGCAG AAACGTGTGTTCTTCAGGCTTCGGAACAAGGAAACGGGAAAATTCATGTCAACTGATGGAAACTTGGACAATCTGAATCTTCTCAGAATACAAGTTGCAGAAGATACAGACTCATGTGACCAAATTTGGGTTTATCAGGATGGATTCATAAGGAGCCGG